A region from the bacterium genome encodes:
- a CDS encoding prepilin-type N-terminal cleavage/methylation domain-containing protein, whose translation MVSQREGFGVVIARTAGASDGFSLLEIIVALALVAAAIAIAWPIFNSSPTALAADVQDLQNNLQLTRELATSRSLHYHLKATVASQYLIERCTAFGSSCTAWATERTISLRPNIVFDALTIGTAAEFNTRGYLAAPATAVTFTLHDTRHGNTLSTHWTKLVTVNPVGMVDKQ comes from the coding sequence TCGTGATTGCCCGAACGGCCGGTGCATCCGACGGCTTTAGTCTCTTGGAGATCATCGTCGCCCTGGCGCTCGTGGCGGCGGCGATTGCCATCGCCTGGCCAATATTCAACTCCAGCCCCACCGCCCTCGCCGCGGACGTGCAGGACCTTCAAAACAACCTCCAGCTGACCCGCGAATTGGCGACGAGCCGTTCTCTGCACTATCACCTGAAGGCCACGGTGGCCTCCCAGTACCTGATCGAGCGGTGCACCGCCTTCGGCAGTTCGTGTACCGCTTGGGCGACGGAGCGCACGATTAGCTTGCGGCCCAATATCGTTTTTGACGCCCTGACCATCGGGACCGCCGCAGAGTTCAACACCCGCGGGTACCTCGCGGCCCCGGCAACAGCGGTGACGTTTACCCTGCACGATACCCGCCACGGCAATACGCTGTCGACTCATTGGACCAAGCTCGTCACGGTGAATCCGGTGGGGATGGTGGATAAGCAATGA
- a CDS encoding prepilin-type N-terminal cleavage/methylation domain-containing protein, whose product MSMRCRRSEGGFTLLEVIVAAFLLGVGLIATAQLVVMATGQVALARQQSDAASLAQQTVEVYRDQNFINLLNAVVGAGGTQTITTTPTVGSQTYNVQTSLQANTPQANMLTIIVTVTWNGGQSWSGGKSYVTQTIISPLQ is encoded by the coding sequence ATGAGCATGCGGTGCCGACGATCCGAGGGCGGCTTTACCTTACTCGAGGTAATCGTTGCGGCGTTTCTCTTGGGGGTGGGTTTGATCGCGACCGCCCAACTCGTCGTGATGGCGACCGGGCAGGTTGCGTTGGCCCGGCAGCAGAGCGATGCTGCCTCCTTGGCCCAACAGACGGTGGAGGTGTATCGGGACCAGAACTTCATCAATCTTTTGAACGCCGTCGTCGGTGCCGGAGGGACCCAAACGATCACCACCACGCCCACGGTGGGGTCGCAGACGTATAACGTGCAGACGTCCCTGCAGGCGAATACCCCACAGGCGAACATGTTGACGATCATTGTCACCGTCACCTGGAATGGGGGACAGAGCTGGAGTGGA